The DNA window CACATTTATGACTTCTTTTGCCTCGAGATCCACCTCTATCTTCCCATACAACTTTCTAAAAGTAGGCAGAGCTGCAGTTCGCATCCAAACCATGAGGTCCTCCTGCTCGCTCAGCTGTTACACAAAATCATATAAGACCAGGTCAGTCACATGCCAATTACTTGAAGCAATTTGCATAGAAAGAAACACGGAGAAAAATTTATGGTTCTCTAGTATATTTTCACGTTTTAGCAATAGATGAGGGGAAATGACACGCAACAATATCTCATTACTCTAAGCATTTACACCAAGTCTCTCACGTCTACAAGGTATAAGCCTAATACTCAACACCTTgggtttaaaaaaatcaactccttCGTGAATGAAAGAATAACTGAGGTCACACCTTCAATACTAATCCTGAAGTTGAGGTTAAGCAACCTGAAAATACCACTCTAATAGCACAACAGCAACGCAGTTTTGAAATCTTCCAATGTCCAAAGTGTTATTAACATTATCAAAGCCTCTAGAGGTATTTTCCAGGATGAAGTTGAACAGTTTTTAGTTAGTGATAAGATGAGTtgcttatatattaatttgaagcaataGTAAAGGGCGGCTTACAGGTATCGAGTCATTGAGAATTGCACCACCTACAAGACCTCCACCCTGAAAGTTTTTAGGAAAGACATCTTTACCAAACCTTTTCTCCTTATCACTCTTCCAAGCAATTCCCTTCTTATTCACTGTCAACGGCAGGTTCTGGCGGGAGAAGTTATAAGTATCATTAAACAAACTCCAAGCTATCAGACCACAGGGTACAATTGCCCCCCTCCCCGTTGCAATATCTTCTGGCTTACAAGAACTTGTATCATTCTCTTTACTCACACTTTTCAACTGGTCATCACTTCGGCTCTTCACATACCTGATTTATTAGAGCAATCATTAAAATTATGCCAAATAATCACCACATAAACTCAATTACATGTGCTTCAACTTTCAGTCAGTGAGCATCCAGTTTATGATCATGATAATCATGACAGTTTCACAGTCTGTtcaatagtttttataaaatgatggGTTGCTTTTCATTATTAAACACTTGAAAGAACATAATTTTCTACCATCAACAAATAGTCAAACACACTATTCTGAGATGAGAAACATGATATTAACAACCAATTAAGCATGCATAGAGGAGCCCTTTCCTCAACGTGTAACAACATCCTAGGCTGTAATGTCTGTAATTCTTGAAAATCACAAACATCGCACTCTTGACTTATAAAATGTGGCAGGAAAATCTAAAAGGGTGCACTTCCTGAACCACATGTTATAACTGGTTCTCTGGACCATCGCCTATGATGTACATAAATTACGCACCTGGATAGTCCTGAATATCAATGCTCCCAATTTATATGAAGTATGAACAATATACCTCTGACCATTATGTAAAAATCTAGACATGATTACTTGAACCCATCAGAAATTATATGCTGATAGAGTACATGAGGTTGATGACATACCTACGATGATTCTGGTAGAAGTTGTCAAGCTGATAGTAAACATAAATAGGTTGCCTCATACGCTTAGGGATCTGGCAAGAAAAACAAGAGTAGAGAACGGAAGATCGTTATTCACTGCTTAACCTCAGGTCATGATGGCTAATTTCTATAATTAGCATAAGTCATGTTGCATGAGAGAAAAGGATATTGGCATGGGTTTTTTGTAAGGAGTGGCATAAATTAACCTACTGGCTACTAATACACTGCTGATATGGCACCACTTACAGCTCTGACAAAAAGGCAATACCACCAGTGAACAGATAACAATAACATGAAGGTATATTATATAACAgaaaatatcattggcatggGTCTTTCCTTGTTAGCTTATAAATCCATAAACACTGCTAATAAAGAACATAGAAAATGACAACAACACATCAACCATAATAATTGCAAGAACAGGACTTACCGTCATTGATATTGTGCATGTTTTACTAGCATTGCTTTGTATAAATTGGACTTTATTGGTTCTATTTTCAGCCGGAATGCATTCTGTTTCATACCGTTGAACAACTTCAACAACCTGATAAAAGAAGAATAACCCGTAAAAAACCATAGGTGGAAATATAACTAGAATTGCAAGGATCTAGGTGACACTAGAGCTCACATCTCGGGAaccaagcaagcaagcaatgcCGATAGGGATGAAGACAATGGCAATAAGCATGAATGCAGACACTACCTGCACAAAGAGATATATTAGGAGTTAATAACTTTGAGCACTCATTTGCATCAGACGAAAccagataaaaagaaagataaaaacttACCCATCGTGGTGTGAGAATTGGCTTGCAAGCAGGAAGTTCTTGTTGAGTAAACTTTGAATCTGAAAGAAAACGAAACATTTTTAGTTCCATAAAAATCACAAGTACACCCATATGTGCTCGTGTAGTGAAAGACAATTTGTGAGCTGTGACTGAAACATCAGATAAAGAAGCTGCTTAGCTGTGCTCTCtctatttttacttttcttgtttttttttaacagctaCACCATAATAAGATTACAAGTGCATTttagtaaaatgaaaaaaaaatgcagatttTTTGCTCTGGCAAATACAATATATccctataaatttaaaatgcttTTATCCCTCTATCTTGCTTTGCAGGATAACAAATAAGCAGTCAGGCATCTATTCTGAACACTGGAAAACATTCTGTTTTCAATCTTAATGTAGATCACATGAGCATACATGCTTAGACTTAGATGCATGTAATGATAATACAGCCAAAATTACTAAAATTCCTATTCGTGTAATGGAAAAATGTCCAATTATCTCATGGCATGTTATAGCAGagtttcattaatatcttgtttatcaAACCCAATTTAGTTCATTTTATTGCTAACAAAGTTTAATAGCcgtatttctctttcaaaagagGAATTTCCAAATATATCTTGatgaggaattaaaaaaaaccaggcAAGGCTATTCCAAAAACGGAAAGACTAAATGatcaatataaagaaaattagattcttaatatgaaacaaaataatcaaaaaagaGCTCACACGACCACTCTCATGCAACAAAACCAACAGCGAATCAAAATAACAAGAACccataaaaaatatgcataaacCTCCACATGGATGCCTACAAAACCCACTAGTggtcccaaaaaaataatcaaatacctGAGCCTCTGAAACAAACTAACAAGAAAATTATGACAAGGTTCAAAACtttgcaatttaaaaacaaaaccagcaCCATAATCACAAGAGGGCAGTCATGAATTTGcccaaaataggaaaaaaaaaaacgagagaaaaaaaacgagAAGTAAAGAAGAGAATCACATTTGGGTCGCTTTGAATTCCTTCTTGGAGCACCAGAATCATCCGATCCGTTGCCTCCATTACTGGAGGATGCCGTGTGGCTACTCATGATTGTGTTAAAAGATGCAAGCAAACAGACAGACAGACAGACACTTGTAgtttctgtctctctctctttctctgaaaaaaacacaaaaacaaccagAAAGAAAAACCTtaacagagaaggagagaaagttcagaaagaaagaaatggtggAAAAGACTGTGTGATCAAAGAAAGAGACGGACTTTTTAAAGGCTAAGAAACAGAGAggcaaaatataaataaataaattttctagaGAGAGAGTAGTAGTATATGGTTGAATTGAATCTGCAAGTTTTTGTTTGACTTCAGAAACTGAAGAGGATGTTtccttattttctctctctacacCTGATGAGCCCTCGGAAATTTCTCCCTTTCTAGAAGGTGAGTtcgtagagagagagagggaagcaaataaaaaaatgatagctTTATTCTAGACCCTTAAGATTCGAAAATGTTTCATGTAGGTCCTCATCGTCACCAACCTAAGGTTCAGAAGGTTTCAAAATCATCTGTAAATAGCTATTAGCTAGCAATGAACACTTCCGAAGCCACGTTGAGTCGAGGGGTGTCAATTGACCCCCTCAActtctcaaaattcaaaaatcgctataattacatataaaaaatatataaaaactatgtaGAGTTATATGTGATTGACCCtgttaaaatattgaaaaatccaTAGAAGAGGGTTAAATTTAtcgtttttttcaaaaaacaggaTTATATGTATAAGATTTTGGCGGTTAAATTGCTAAGACAAATATACCattccattatttatttattttttaaaacattttcataattttaagcTATTAATTTGTtctgtttaatattataataataatttttaaaaaatatattttttattaaaaaatatattaaaataatatttttaaattttatttttaatataaatacatctcaacaatctaaaaatacttaaaaaaatcattaaatttttttttttttcaaaaacacaataCAACCACACAAAAAACACTACCTTTCTACCATATATTATTCTTCTTGTATgtaatttaacttttattttccttcttttgtgttttttttagcattttgagatttcatttaatttttctaaataatttttaaaaaaattaaaacaacgaATTGtaagtttaagttttttaattaactatagTGATAATAACtggtaattgatttttttaggactTCTTGGTTGTTCTTTTGGAGCTTTCTATGATGGGAAATCTTATTATTCTTCTGATGGGACTAGAAAAACCTCAGCTGATCGGAAATGGCACAAGAAAATTTTTCACTGCTATCTGTTAATTATTGCTAGCAATCATAACTTTTTAGACTAATTTTCAGATATTTGAAAGGTCAGATTCCACCCGGATAGTGCACAGAGTGGAAAGCACGGTGCCTTACTGGGCGGGCTTTGTGGGATTACGGGATGATTACGGAGAGCACACTAGTAGAGTTGTATAATAACTAAGTATTATTAACATAggataataatgtttttttttttaattctgttgAGTGTTAGGCCCTCACgagtgaagtttttttaaaattaaaaaattattattattttttaaattattttgatatactaataaaaaaaattaaaaaatattattttaatatatttttaaactaaaaatactttaaaaaatatcttacaactaatatttttatattcttatcaaCGAtggtgtccttttttttttcgttttctatGGCCTCCAAGGTTGAACTTGAACGTTTCCTGGATCATAGAGAAGTCCACTCATAGTTTGCATACTCTTCTAGAACGGCATGTAATAagacatgtttttattattatatattccaCGCGATATGTTCAGCTGGCTGCTTTCCAAAGCCCTGTTTCTTTGTTAGCtacgaaaaaaaaatattgctagttagacaaaattaaataaactagcAATGTCCACATGCACTGGGATTTAAATAATAGGTATTTGTTAGGTCATTGTTTTTCACTACAGGGACGTTTAATCGCCCGCGCTGGTTAGTATTGTAATGGAATTAGCAGTGTAAATGCGAGTTATTAGGCTCTGCTTTCAATCTAACGATGAAGAAAAACTCATTCAATATAAGAATAGTATAAGCGAACGATatgttgttttgatgtgttgttgtgaagaatgaaatttaaaaaagaaaaattttattttaatatatttttaaataaaaaatattttaaaaaataataatattattattccaATTCCAAATATTTAGTATATTGTAACTTCCtgcaattgatttttatatcataaaggAATTGTTCTGACaaaccaaatttgaaaacataacaaatttaaaattataaaattttattattgttgttgttagctTTCAAGAGAATTTTATCCATTAAAGTCGGCCAGcataaattttatcataaatttacAAAGACGAGAGAGGGATGCAGCTAGCAAGCCAGTATTGAATTACAACttgcaattcaaaatatttaaaaaaaactacaaagttaaatttttaattatcttaatattaaaaaacataaatttaacaaagataatttaaaaaaaaaacatgtgaaaaaacactataataaaaaaaaaaaactatgtagaaAAACATAGtaataatcataatattttaaagaaaaaaattataaaattaaattctaaatagTTTTatagtcaaaaaataaaattgacaaggataatttaaaaaaatatatatataaaaaaaaaaagatgaatttttttttgcgaGGGGGGGagtatgaagaaaagaaaaaaaaggcaggTGAGGaatggaaagagagagagagagagagagagagagagagagagagagagagagagagagagactgaggAAAGCTGCTTCCCCCACACGTATTGTTAATGGGAAAAAAAGCAGATCATtttacttttcctttttaaaaacaGCTGTTTCCTTGATTTGACGTGGTCTCTCTCCtgtcttgaaattaatataattgagGGTGATTGTAGTGttgcctgaaaaaaaaaaaaaaaaaacccttctctAATCTCTACGATGAACACGAAGCTTTCTTCTGCCATGAAACTTGATAGATGTTTTTGAGCCAAGCAAATTATGCTTTATATGAAGTTTCGGATCACTTGGATTCTATTCCTGTTGTCTCAGCTGTGCGTGCAATAAGTATTTGTTCTGATCTAGTAATCCTGCAACTGTTAATGAGAATTACTCTGCCTCCACTCATTCATTGATTGCAATTTCTGTGATTAACAGATCAGGCTGTTATAAGAGGAAAATACAGTGAACAAGGATGCAATGTTGACGAAGATGGCGGTTTTTCTCCAAAAATACCGAGACAAATGTttgatatattatcaaataaccATCTTAGTCTAAATTTAAGCAATTAAATAAGGTtttaggatataatttatattattttttacttgaaacttacacgggtctatattattttatacttaatttttttatctaataaataaaaattatgaaatttaaattcatgatcACTTTATTATAAAGATTCTAATACTATATCAaaccattattttaatttaataatttaaatatttaaataaaatttatgatatgatttatattttttttttaatatgatgctCAGTAACCTTGTCTTTGAAAATTCCGTGACCGCACTCCCCGTCTGCAAATCACCATCCAAAAATAAATCTCCGAGGATATGAATGACAGGAGAATGAAAATAGATGCACAGCTGATAGACAACTACTGTATCTTTTCTCCAGGGTAGCTATAATCTGCTGTGTCCGCCCCCTTAAAGAGAGCTATGTATATTCAAAATTCCTGCGAGGTTCTTGTTGAATCATATCCGTTGGCAGTCTCCAAGAAGGCTTGGATCTAGTTAAAGAGGCCATCAACAGAACAAGGTACAACGAGAGGATAAAGATGGCCACTGATCCATAGTCTCGTCGCTTTGCGATGATAAAGTTAGCTGCGCATGTTCTTAAGTTCAGAATCCACTCTGGGATACTTACTTTTAGACCCTCTTTATGATTCGATTTGTCGAGCagttctaaatttatttatttatttatttttcatgtctttgttaataattttggatttcatgttgattttattttctagtatgGCCTTTGATGAAAAAGGACAAACTATTTATACTATTTGTacgtaattttattttctagcatggtatttgattttattttataataattgcttttcaaattattttttatattaaaataatattattttatttttaaaaaattatttttaatatcaacatatcaaaataatttaaaaacaccaaaaaatatattaatttaaataaaaaatatatatttttaaaacatatatttttaaaacttaaaaataaacaatcattcCTCTCGCACCACCATTTTTAGGCTTTCAATGGACATTGTGCCTTgattttatcaagttttttttattttttattaacgtgggtgtccgagccagcttgcgcgcaccaccaCTAATCTCACggtccactgaacatcctgcaagcccagtgagcaAGTAAGGCACCACGAGGGTGACAAGCATACCACACAGGAAGGACCCAATAGAGACAGGAAGGGAATAAACTCTACAGCCCCACTCCCACTGGGACTCGAACCGAAGTTTGAAGGAAGGAGAGCTGCCCCAACAACCACTGAGCCAACAACCTGTTGGTGATTTTATCGAGTTTTGAATGGTCAAGAACGAAGGGTGGAGCCATTGACTGAGAGAGCTTATATGATAATATGattgtgattgctttttaaataattttttgtattaaaataaatattaataatttttttaaaaaaaaaattaattttgacatcggcacattaaaataattttaaaatattaaaaatatattaatttaaaattaataaaaaaataaaaataaataatttttaaaaaaaatatttttaaaacataaaaataaatatgtctgGAATTAGCTCCGAAGACATGCGGTTCATGAACAAGACAGAACCGACTGTATAAATCATATCGAAACCTGCTCTATGGCACAAGTCAGCTTCCAATCACAGgtctaaaaaacaatcacattgAACACCCCAAAACCCACCAAGGCAATGCCCTACCCTCCCCGTACGAACGGACCGGAGAATTATTTGGGACATTCAAAGTTACGTTCTCCTCTCCATCCACAGGTAAAACTGTTTGCATTAAGTCCCATGTAAGAATAATACCACcgatttaataattttcataGCTAATTCATTGTCTGGTAGGCATTGTGGTGTTTGTGCTTTCAAGACAAAGTGAATCTATTatgaattatgattttaaaaataataaaagattcaaGATTGTTCATCCCAGCAGTAaactatcttctttttttcaatatatttttttttattggaattttttttgtcgaatccttttactttatttttagcaattttagtttgattttacaGAATTGATACTCGGTAAATTATGAAGTAGTGTTTTAATTGTTAATGGTGAAAGCGTCCTTTTTTTGTAGAGTAGTTTACTTCTTATTTACCAATTATGGTTTGGTAACATAAAATTATGTTGAGTGGACCATGAAAATAGTGTTTGAATgtgagatagaaaaaataaaaaggaaaaaaaaactattcggGTTGCAATaatttctcataatttttttttttttttatcacttaactttttttatttctcgttcaatctttttatattaagttaatttaagatttaatttaatattttgttacgGTTGGTTTTGTATGGGACTTtcatgatgttaaaaataaattttaatattaacttcatactcgatttaataaaataaaacctgaAGTTTATTAATtcagataaattaaaattttaggggcttgattttaaattagcacagatattcaaaaaaaaattaaaataacatttttatctcAGTTTCTTGACTTAAATTCTagttaaaatcaatatatttattatagtttattagtatatataattttgatttatttttttaaaagcacatgaaaactttttaatttaccaTTGAAGTTTTATTTACAGTAAAACCATAACCATAGCAGACGTTTACAATACTCTTTTGCGTTGAAAAGGAAAATACCCCCACCATTGCATTAGGAATAAAGAGGTGTCTTGGGGTATAGTATAACTtgagacaaagaaaaaaatttaaaaaaattaatttttttaaaaaatagttttaaaacaaaaaacaaataaagctaGTATCATTGATAATACCTAAGATTTTTATTGAAACCATGTGCGTGTGTATTATAGAGTAAATTATTGATTAGTTTctctaattttgaaaaataaattaagtagcTCTTCTGGATTTAGAAACTAGCTTAACTAGtctgtttgttttaaaatatatttgtgagttaattttcatgttttttatttttttataattaaaaaaataactaactaATACGGAAAGATTAACgagaaaataagattttatttacaattaagtAATATTGAATTAAGAATCATCAACACCGGTAAGGAGTCTAGTTAATTAaagctaaattaatatttaattaattcttcaaaactagaaaaactagtttatgatattcatttaatttatccCTTTCAACTTAATAACTACTccgataaaataataataataataatatatatttataacacatAAGTAGCACGTgggattaataaaatatttattagtatgaatatttatagtatggctatttatttttagacCCGTGCAGTGTTCATTAGAatcattacattttaaaaaaaaaatcaggatttGACTGCACACGCATAACTTTGCTCACTGTGGATTGGAGATGAAATGACGAGTTtgccatttaaaaataaaattatttgaagtcaatacaatatttttacattattcATTAATTACTGCTAGGTTAATCGAGTACATCttaatcttttcatatttttcacgcAATGTAAAATGACTTTATTTCTGctgcaataaaaataaaattcagttaGTATCTAGGAGTTTTTTCATGCTTTCACTTTTTTAAagcatgataaaataattaaattattcttgcaggtaaaaattttctaactagtgtcatgttattttttttcattttcattttgagGATTTAGTTATGTTTGATTTAACCATGGggtgatttgatattttaataaatataaaatataatttaaaaataaaatgggcgCGTGCATGTGCTTAAATTATCCTTACAAGCAAAATTTCTCTAACCAGTGTCCatggtttttttgtattttcattttaaattttaattatatttaatttaattacgggacagtttgatattttaataaatataaaatatatatttttttaaaaaaagtgcttATGTGTGCTCTAGCAGTGGGCTACAACCGCGCTTTTTAAAAAGCACATGAGACATCCCACGACAACCAACACTGTCTTTTGTAAAGATGTTGAAATCATCTTAACGACTTTTCATTCTTAGGTGTGTATATGTGGCTTAATAATCTTTATTTTAGCACcaacaacctttttttattatttattattctctcATTTTCTCTTTGAATTCCATGCATAaccctttaaattttatagacaacccttcaaattgttttttcttcgtATTTggtcataattattttaattatatatgtgtttatttaaaatgatttatagattgagatttttttttcaatttcttcctccATTCCTTTTCATATTTCAGATATGGTCgccattattttgattgttgtttgtttattttatatattttttaaaattaatttattttacagtTTGATATTCTATTATCTTATCTTagttttaattctaattatcccgagtgttttttttactttaacatttattttttttttttttctaatttcatcgtTCAGTGTTAGATTGATTGAGGATTGAGTTTTTTGGTTGAGTTCGGGTTTAGGATCTCATGGGTCACGACTTGAAAGATTAACCTGGTTTAGGAGATTTGTTTGagttttcttattcttttttcttcttcaagtttttatggtttttagttttttcatttaatattttatttaactaaatggTGGGCTCCATTAttgctttttatatgttttttataagttttttcactaattttaaaaaaggtttgGTTATTTCATGtctagtctttttatttattgttttgtgttaaatttagctttttcaCATAAGAAATCTTGTTttgtgattaaattaattaattagatataaacattaaatatttacttcatgatattttatttggtaCACTTTATATATCATTGCTATGACAATTTATACAATATCTTTTAATGTTATTGTGTAGATTTTTGTTGTAGTATTATAATCATCTCTTGAGCTCGTTTTGATAGTGGCGTGATATTCATAACAAatcgataatattttttttttcaagcatgatatttaatgtttatttttttatgatttgttgcttttatttttttttaattttattattaaattaatcaaatttattataacAAGATATGGATATCTTGAAATtatactatttatttaattttgcctgaactttttttttctcttcaatttagaaaaaatatgtaACTGTACGTGGCGAAGCGTGTACATATCCAAATAGGCTCCAAACAAGCACTTCCCTTCTCATTATAAGTGTCAGGAACCCTCTCTACTGCGACTCGCTTGTGGCCACAACGAAggaaatcattaaaaaagacGAGGAAAAATGACGTTAGGGAGAATAGCTCTGGCACGCATCCCGGCGATTAGGTGCAAAATACAAAGTCTCTTCTCTGCTCCACACTCGTCTTCTTCCACGAATCGCACCTCCCCTCCACTCTCTCGCCACGTAACCGCTACTCATCTTCTTTTACTTGCGCATAAGCATCAATAGCTTTTCATCCTTGTGTTGCTAATTGAATTCAGCGATCGCGATTTTGAATTATCTACATTTTGTTTAATTCTTGTTTTAATCGCTTACAAATAGGTAGTATTTCAGTAATTACTGGTTCAATTGATAAATACTTTGTTTCATTAATGTTCAATACAAGTATAATCTCTGTTtgaatgtatttttgttttttggtattGTTAGTTGCGAATTCAGCTAggtttaaaatttgttaatgtttgtaTTGCAGATGAGCATGAAGAGTGAAAATCTGGTTTCAAAGCTAACTAGTTCTGGTTTATTAAAGACCCAGGGTCTTATCGATGGAAAATGGGTTGATGCGCATGATGGTGACACTATGCAGGTCTGCCATTATTGTGCGTGTGTTTGTTTGTAATTTTGCTCTACTGCGGCTACTAGTTTTGGGTATTGTTTCTTTCCTTGTCACACATGACATCACATGTATGTGTTCTTTTCATGGAATGACAGGTTCTCAATCCGGCCACGGGTGAAGTTGTAGCTATTGTCCCATGCATGGGTCAGAGCGAGACGAATAATGCTATATCATCTGCCTATGATGCATTCAGATGTAAGAAAATTCACACTGAACCAACCTAACGTTCAGTAAAATGTATTTATGCTAGTTAACCTTCTCCTACTGGCGCTATCATTCCctaagttttgaattttgtcagaggaacatgttttattttgcaTGCGTGGATTATCTTTCAGTAGTAATAGGGGGAATTGCTAGTAGAGGATTGGTCATGAAAGCGCAGTTATTGCTGTGCTGTCTTTGTAGGTTAGAATCCATGCTTTCAGAAGGTAATGGCACTTGGATGTCTCTTTTACAGCATGTCAACCTTATTACTGAATTGGAGagcatatatatgttttttactgAACTTATGTGACACCATCTTGGTTATTCCTTTCAAAGAGTTTGGATTTCATGACAATTGGGTGAAGTCTTATTTTACTACATCAATCCACTAGTATTGTTCTCAATTGACCTGCAATTCAAACCTGCTTTATAGCCCGCACCATGTAACTAACTGCTACAATACATCAAATACTTCAACTCATATTCAAACGCTTGTGgtatttatgataataatcaccGTAAACATGCAGTGGTGCACACTCTTGAAATATTACTTCCAAGCTTCTGAGTTGCATTTTTATTCCTCTTATCCTAGCTTTTTGCAGCACAATTTGTTGGTAATTTACTGTCCTACAGATCATTATTTTAGCTGTCTCTTCAAGAGTTATGTGGTACTCTAGAAGCAAAG is part of the Populus alba chromosome 10, ASM523922v2, whole genome shotgun sequence genome and encodes:
- the LOC118043096 gene encoding ALA-interacting subunit 3 produces the protein MSSHTASSSNGGNGSDDSGAPRRNSKRPKYSKFTQQELPACKPILTPRWVVSAFMLIAIVFIPIGIACLLGSRDVVEVVQRYETECIPAENRTNKVQFIQSNASKTCTISMTIPKRMRQPIYVYYQLDNFYQNHRRYVKSRSDDQLKSVSKENDTSSCKPEDIATGRGAIVPCGLIAWSLFNDTYNFSRQNLPLTVNKKGIAWKSDKEKRFGKDVFPKNFQGGGLVGGAILNDSIPLSEQEDLMVWMRTAALPTFRKLYGKIEVDLEAKEVINVTLDNNYNTYSFNGKKKLVLSTTSWIGGRNDFLGIAYLTVGMICFALSMGFTIVYFVKPRRLGDPTFLSWNRGPGSH